One genomic region from Streptomyces sp. NBC_00582 encodes:
- a CDS encoding FAD-dependent monooxygenase: protein MTHILVAGGGIGGLAVALGQARNGNRVTVLESRPEFGEIGAGIQLAPNAFHALDVLGVRERVAARADFIDELRFMDGTTGRRITAMPLTGGYRARFGNPYAVVHRADLHRALLDGCADAGVELLGGHRVTGYTQRAGRATALTAAGDRFTADVLIGADGLRSAVREQLVGDGPPRISGHTIYRAVIPMSEVPERLRTRAVTLWAGPGWHFVHYPIGGGDHLNLAATRDDGAREEITGAPAGREEVLAEFARLADGARRLLELGRDWRIWVLCDRDPVDTWVDGRVALTGDAAHPMLQYAAQGACMALEDAVALATLLRCDPADMPQRLEKYNAVRRERTARTTHTARWMGSELYHPAGARAAERDALLAGHSAEDLHDVVAWLHGTTDFIGT from the coding sequence ATGACTCACATACTCGTCGCGGGCGGCGGCATCGGCGGGCTGGCCGTCGCGCTCGGCCAGGCCCGCAACGGAAACCGGGTGACCGTCCTGGAGAGCCGCCCGGAGTTCGGCGAGATCGGCGCGGGCATCCAGCTCGCCCCGAACGCCTTCCACGCCCTGGACGTCCTCGGCGTCCGCGAGCGGGTCGCGGCCCGCGCCGACTTCATCGACGAACTCCGTTTCATGGACGGCACCACCGGCCGCCGGATCACCGCGATGCCGCTGACCGGCGGCTACCGCGCCCGCTTCGGCAACCCCTACGCCGTCGTCCACCGCGCCGACCTGCACCGGGCGCTCCTCGACGGCTGTGCCGACGCCGGCGTGGAGCTCCTCGGCGGGCACCGCGTCACCGGCTACACCCAGCGGGCCGGGCGGGCGACCGCGCTGACCGCGGCCGGCGACCGGTTCACCGCCGACGTCCTCATCGGCGCCGACGGACTGCGTTCCGCCGTACGCGAGCAGCTCGTCGGCGACGGTCCCCCGCGGATCTCCGGCCACACCATCTACCGCGCCGTCATCCCGATGTCCGAGGTGCCCGAGCGGCTCAGGACCCGCGCGGTGACCCTGTGGGCCGGCCCGGGATGGCACTTCGTGCACTATCCGATCGGCGGCGGCGACCACCTCAACCTCGCCGCCACCCGCGACGACGGCGCCCGCGAGGAGATCACCGGCGCGCCCGCCGGCCGCGAGGAGGTCCTCGCCGAGTTCGCCCGACTCGCCGACGGCGCACGGCGGCTGCTGGAGCTGGGGCGGGACTGGCGGATCTGGGTGCTGTGCGACCGCGACCCCGTCGACACCTGGGTGGACGGCCGCGTCGCGCTGACCGGCGACGCCGCCCACCCGATGCTCCAGTACGCCGCCCAGGGCGCCTGCATGGCCCTGGAGGACGCGGTCGCGCTCGCGACCCTGCTGCGCTGCGACCCGGCCGACATGCCGCAGCGCCTGGAGAAGTACAACGCGGTACGCCGTGAGCGCACCGCCCGCACCACCCACACCGCCCGCTGGATGGGCAGCGAGCTCTACCACCCGGCCGGGGCCCGTGCCGCCGAGCGCGACGCGCTCCTCGCCGGGCACTCCGCCGAGGACCTGCACGACGTGGTGGCGTGGCTGCACGGCACCACCGATTTCATCGGCACCTGA
- a CDS encoding MFS transporter, whose protein sequence is MAGTTGGRPPLLLLCTAQFMLALDFAIVNVALGGMQRDLGFTDSGLQWVVGAYALFYGGFLLLGGRAGDVIGRKRLFVAGLTVFTLASLVGGLATAPFVLVAARALQGLAAAAVSPAVLALIAAGFPEGKERVKAMGVFGAVSSAGFSGGVAAGGLLTEYISWRAVMLVNLPVGIVLVVLAARKLAADHHATRSTKLDIPGAILVTSAMCAFSYGLTVASDEGWSSTPVVASLTAGTVLLLAFLFVQTRVAAPLVPLSIFRNRSLSSGNGIAFLSGGVMSVSTFFITLYLQQVLHYSAVKTGLAFFPQAFTVFLASVPVIRLTERLGARHTLTIGGLLLAAGSALLAQVTASSSYLLVVLPGGVLLGLGVTVMMITTAVAATSGVAGPQMGLASGLYNSGRQLGVGLCLAVGVALAGIADGAVRAIPIDGFQSAFWFTGALSAGIVAVSVLGLRGTAVAQAAPRPAPATEPVTAPAGAAAAAK, encoded by the coding sequence ATGGCCGGCACCACCGGCGGGCGACCGCCGCTCCTCCTGCTGTGCACCGCGCAGTTCATGCTCGCCCTCGACTTCGCCATCGTGAACGTCGCCCTCGGCGGCATGCAGCGCGACCTGGGCTTCACCGACAGCGGCCTGCAGTGGGTCGTCGGCGCCTACGCGCTCTTCTACGGCGGTTTCCTGCTGCTCGGCGGCCGGGCGGGCGACGTCATCGGCCGCAAGCGGCTGTTCGTCGCCGGGCTCACCGTGTTCACCCTGGCCTCGCTGGTCGGCGGTCTCGCCACCGCGCCGTTCGTCCTGGTCGCCGCCCGCGCCCTGCAGGGGCTGGCCGCGGCGGCCGTCTCCCCGGCCGTGCTCGCGCTGATCGCCGCCGGGTTCCCGGAGGGCAAGGAGCGGGTGAAGGCGATGGGCGTCTTCGGCGCCGTCTCCTCGGCCGGTTTCTCCGGCGGTGTCGCGGCCGGCGGGCTGCTCACCGAGTACATCAGCTGGCGTGCGGTGATGCTGGTCAACCTGCCCGTCGGGATCGTCCTGGTGGTGCTCGCCGCGCGGAAGCTCGCCGCCGACCACCACGCCACCCGCTCCACGAAGCTCGACATCCCGGGCGCGATCCTCGTCACCTCCGCGATGTGCGCCTTCAGCTACGGCCTGACCGTCGCCTCCGACGAAGGCTGGAGCTCCACCCCCGTCGTCGCCTCGCTGACCGCCGGCACCGTCCTGCTGCTCGCGTTCCTGTTCGTCCAGACCCGCGTCGCGGCCCCGCTCGTGCCGCTGTCGATCTTCCGCAACCGCAGTCTGTCCTCCGGCAACGGCATCGCGTTCCTGTCCGGCGGTGTGATGTCGGTGTCGACCTTCTTCATCACCCTCTACCTCCAGCAGGTCCTGCACTACTCCGCCGTCAAGACCGGCCTCGCCTTCTTCCCGCAGGCGTTCACGGTCTTCCTCGCGAGCGTCCCGGTGATCCGGCTCACCGAGCGGCTGGGCGCCCGCCACACCCTGACCATCGGCGGGCTGCTCCTCGCCGCCGGTTCGGCGCTGCTCGCCCAGGTCACCGCGAGCAGCTCGTACCTGCTGGTGGTGCTGCCCGGCGGGGTCCTGCTCGGCCTCGGTGTCACCGTCATGATGATCACCACGGCGGTCGCCGCGACCAGCGGGGTCGCGGGACCGCAGATGGGTCTCGCCTCCGGCCTGTACAACTCCGGCCGCCAGCTCGGCGTCGGGCTGTGCCTCGCGGTCGGCGTGGCGCTCGCCGGCATCGCCGACGGCGCGGTCCGCGCCATCCCGATCGACGGCTTCCAGTCGGCGTTCTGGTTCACCGGCGCCCTGTCGGCCGGCATCGTCGCCGTCTCGGTCCTGGGCCTGCGCGGCACGGCGGTCGCCCAGGCCGCCCCCCGGCCGGCCCCGGCGACGGAGCCGGTGACCGCCCCGGCGGGTGCCGCGGCCGCCGCCAAGTAG
- a CDS encoding CGNR zinc finger domain-containing protein, with amino-acid sequence MTGKTRVRQPGDREVAPGRLALVQSFVNSLNVEFGPDEFATVEGFTRWLGAYGPPGAASEVTEADRRRAVELREALRALLRENNGGDPDPQARATVARLAERLPLVVDVDPATGLPGLRPVHDGARGLMAQVLGIVVEATGDGSWQRLKSCHDHRCSWAFYDRARNRSGRWCSMAVCGTRSKMTVYRQGLRTPRTTAATGG; translated from the coding sequence ATGACAGGAAAAACGCGGGTGCGGCAGCCCGGGGACCGCGAGGTGGCGCCGGGCCGGCTCGCCCTGGTGCAGTCCTTCGTCAACAGCCTCAACGTCGAGTTCGGACCGGACGAGTTCGCCACCGTCGAGGGGTTCACCCGCTGGCTCGGCGCCTACGGCCCACCGGGCGCCGCGAGCGAGGTCACCGAGGCCGACCGCAGGCGCGCGGTCGAACTCCGCGAGGCCCTGCGGGCGTTGCTGCGGGAGAACAACGGCGGTGACCCCGACCCGCAGGCCCGTGCCACCGTCGCCCGGCTCGCCGAGCGGCTCCCGCTGGTCGTGGACGTCGACCCGGCGACCGGACTTCCGGGCCTGCGGCCCGTCCACGACGGGGCCCGGGGCCTGATGGCACAGGTCCTCGGCATCGTCGTGGAGGCCACCGGGGACGGCAGCTGGCAGCGGCTGAAGTCCTGTCACGACCACCGCTGTTCCTGGGCGTTCTACGACCGCGCCCGCAACCGCTCCGGCCGCTGGTGCTCCATGGCCGTGTGCGGCACCCGCTCCAAGATGACCGTGTACCGGCAGGGGCTGAGGACACCCCGGACGACGGCCGCGACGGGCGGCTGA
- a CDS encoding acyl-CoA dehydrogenase family protein, protein MDFTFTAPQNDLAKRVAEFAADRIAPHRQEQDRSGTYRPDLIADLAAADLFALRIPVEYGGLGLDAVSAGLALEKLAAADLSVCFPVLNAALIGGVLADNGTSGQRAAWLPPIARGEAVVALALTEPDHGTDAAGIRMAARPDGDGWVLTGEKTSIMIAAHATHALVFARTGGEGARGISAFYVPLDGPEVRRERLTDLGCKAGGRGRILLDGLRVGRDELVGEPGGGFAAVMRGFGVSRAYIALMAIAVGDAALAEAYAHASRRSAFGQPLGRFQSVTFPLVEHSTLLHAARLVAYEALCRADRGEDPRIPSNMAKWWAPKAAVEATHQALLTLGQLGWSEDGPVAQRLRDVIGLQLADGTAAATKLTVARLVLGKEYAP, encoded by the coding sequence ATGGACTTCACGTTCACCGCGCCGCAGAACGACCTGGCCAAGCGGGTGGCCGAGTTCGCCGCCGACCGGATCGCCCCGCACCGGCAGGAGCAGGACCGCTCCGGCACCTACCGCCCGGACCTGATCGCCGACCTGGCCGCCGCGGACCTGTTCGCGCTCAGGATCCCGGTGGAGTACGGCGGTCTCGGCCTGGACGCGGTCAGCGCGGGTCTCGCGCTGGAGAAGCTGGCGGCTGCCGATCTGTCGGTGTGCTTCCCGGTGCTCAACGCGGCGCTCATCGGCGGGGTCCTCGCCGACAACGGCACCTCCGGGCAGCGGGCGGCCTGGCTGCCGCCGATCGCGCGCGGCGAGGCAGTGGTCGCGCTGGCGCTGACCGAGCCGGACCACGGCACGGACGCGGCCGGCATCCGGATGGCCGCGCGGCCGGACGGGGACGGCTGGGTGCTGACCGGCGAGAAGACCTCGATCATGATCGCGGCGCACGCCACCCACGCCCTGGTCTTCGCCCGCACCGGCGGGGAGGGCGCCCGGGGCATCAGCGCCTTCTACGTCCCGCTGGACGGGCCCGAGGTGCGGCGCGAGCGGCTGACCGACCTCGGCTGCAAGGCCGGCGGCCGGGGCCGGATCCTGCTGGACGGTCTGCGGGTCGGGCGGGACGAGCTGGTCGGCGAGCCGGGCGGCGGCTTCGCGGCCGTGATGCGGGGCTTCGGGGTCTCCCGGGCGTACATCGCGCTGATGGCGATCGCGGTCGGGGACGCGGCGCTGGCGGAGGCGTACGCCCACGCGAGCCGCCGCAGCGCGTTCGGGCAGCCCCTCGGACGGTTCCAGTCGGTGACGTTCCCGCTGGTGGAGCACTCCACGCTGCTGCACGCGGCGCGGCTCGTCGCGTACGAGGCGCTGTGCCGGGCGGACCGGGGCGAGGATCCCCGGATCCCGTCGAACATGGCGAAGTGGTGGGCGCCGAAGGCGGCCGTGGAGGCCACCCACCAGGCGCTGCTGACCCTCGGCCAGCTGGGCTGGAGCGAGGACGGGCCGGTGGCGCAGCGGCTGCGGGACGTCATCGGGCTCCAGCTCGCCGACGGCACCGCGGCGGCCACCAAGCTCACGGTGGCGCGGCTGGTCCTGGGCAAGGAGTACGCGCCGTGA
- a CDS encoding AMP-binding protein — MTTAPTTTAPAATAPPYVSQETRWRAAGWWREETILDDLRRWARLRPDRPALVCYTGAAAQTVPYAELARRVDRLAVGLLRLGVRRDDVVTLQLPNSWELVALCLAAARIGAVAGPVVPTMRRREVEFMTRLTGSPVYIAAAEVRGFSYDAMSAEVAEAVPTLRHRVLLGGDGDLTPGALDFTRDLYGPEPDPELLASLDAREAGPDDPAQIMFTSGTTGEPKGVVHSHNTLYAMNKAQAEVLGLSGDEITAMGSPTTHQAGFTWNFVMPMLLGATAVQVDRWDPERMLDILQEQRVTFFMGAPTFLSDLIDAQRRTPHDLSALRSFATGSAPIAPLLVEDADAVLGCRVYALWGMTENGCVTVTRPGQPPLRAAESDGTAVPGMEVRITGRDGGPVPPGEGGRLQVRGAAQCLGYFRRAEVYAASVTADGWFDTGDLARDDGHGGIRIAGRVKDMIVRGAENIPVVEVEGALLRHPAVKDVAVVGYPDERLGERACAFLVTGGEVLGLPEVQAHLVGLGMAKTYWPERVVLREELPRTPSGKIQKFALRELLRAERERPSV, encoded by the coding sequence ATGACCACGGCACCGACGACGACGGCGCCTGCGGCCACAGCACCGCCGTACGTCTCGCAGGAGACACGCTGGCGCGCGGCCGGCTGGTGGCGCGAGGAGACGATCCTCGACGATCTGCGCCGCTGGGCCCGGCTGCGGCCCGACCGCCCCGCGCTGGTCTGTTACACGGGCGCCGCCGCGCAGACCGTGCCGTACGCCGAACTCGCCCGCCGGGTCGACCGGCTCGCCGTCGGACTGCTGCGGCTCGGTGTGCGCCGCGACGACGTGGTGACGCTCCAGCTGCCCAACTCCTGGGAGCTGGTGGCGCTCTGTCTCGCCGCCGCCCGGATCGGCGCGGTCGCCGGCCCGGTGGTGCCGACCATGCGCCGCCGCGAGGTGGAGTTCATGACCCGGCTCACCGGGAGCCCGGTCTACATCGCCGCGGCCGAGGTCCGGGGCTTCTCCTACGACGCGATGAGCGCCGAGGTCGCCGAGGCCGTGCCCACCCTGCGCCACCGGGTCCTCCTCGGCGGCGACGGCGACCTCACCCCCGGCGCCCTGGACTTCACCCGGGACCTCTACGGCCCCGAGCCCGACCCGGAGCTGCTCGCCTCGCTCGACGCGCGGGAGGCCGGACCCGACGACCCCGCCCAGATCATGTTCACCTCCGGCACCACCGGTGAGCCCAAGGGCGTGGTGCACAGCCACAACACCCTGTACGCGATGAACAAGGCGCAGGCCGAGGTGCTGGGGCTGAGCGGCGACGAGATCACCGCGATGGGCTCGCCCACCACGCACCAGGCCGGTTTCACGTGGAACTTCGTGATGCCGATGCTGCTCGGCGCGACCGCCGTGCAGGTGGACCGCTGGGATCCGGAGCGGATGCTGGACATCCTCCAGGAGCAGCGGGTGACGTTCTTCATGGGGGCGCCGACCTTCCTCTCCGACCTGATCGACGCCCAGCGGCGCACCCCGCACGATCTGTCGGCGCTGCGCAGCTTCGCCACCGGCAGCGCGCCGATCGCCCCGCTGCTGGTGGAGGACGCCGACGCGGTGCTCGGCTGCCGGGTGTACGCGCTGTGGGGCATGACGGAGAACGGCTGTGTCACCGTCACCCGTCCCGGACAGCCCCCGCTGCGGGCCGCCGAGAGCGACGGCACGGCGGTCCCGGGCATGGAGGTCCGGATCACCGGCAGGGACGGCGGCCCGGTGCCGCCCGGGGAGGGCGGCCGGCTGCAGGTGCGCGGCGCGGCCCAGTGCCTGGGCTACTTCCGCCGGGCCGAGGTGTACGCGGCGTCGGTGACCGCCGACGGCTGGTTCGACACCGGTGATCTGGCCCGGGACGACGGGCACGGCGGGATCCGGATCGCCGGGCGGGTCAAGGACATGATCGTGCGCGGTGCCGAGAACATCCCGGTCGTCGAGGTCGAGGGCGCGCTGCTGCGGCATCCGGCGGTCAAGGACGTCGCGGTGGTCGGCTACCCGGACGAGCGGCTCGGCGAGCGGGCCTGCGCGTTCCTGGTGACCGGCGGTGAGGTCCTCGGACTCCCCGAGGTCCAGGCGCACCTGGTGGGCCTCGGGATGGCGAAGACGTACTGGCCGGAGCGGGTGGTGCTGCGGGAGGAGCTGCCGCGCACCCCCTCCGGAAAGATCCAGAAATTCGCCCTGCGCGAGCTGCTGCGCGCCGAACGCGAGCGCCCCTCCGTCTGA
- a CDS encoding transketolase family protein, which yields MTTLTAPPPAAPAAEDTRSAREVHRDTVARLLPREERLVVLDSDTGLFNGVDFGLAADRYLNLGIAEHTLMGAASGLAREGRIPLVHTMAAFASSRALEAVKLDIALNNLPVLIAATHAGVSAGHLGPTHHALEDLATLRVLPHMTVVVPGDPAQTAELLRQALACGGPVYLRLGRGATPALPADAEPPRLGRAQILRRGGDITLAACGPYPVLAALEAAELLAADGIEANVLHLHTVKPLDTPALLEALGDQRTVITVEEHWAAGGFGSAVAEELSAVRPVQVHRIAMPDAFVQVAGSQRLLLEQGGVSAPAVADRARRALDTAQGGTR from the coding sequence ATGACCACCCTGACCGCACCCCCGCCCGCCGCCCCCGCGGCCGAGGACACCCGTTCCGCCCGCGAGGTCCACCGCGACACCGTCGCCCGGCTCCTGCCCCGCGAGGAACGGCTGGTCGTCCTCGACAGCGACACCGGGCTGTTCAACGGCGTCGACTTCGGTCTCGCCGCCGACCGCTACCTCAACCTGGGGATCGCCGAGCACACCCTGATGGGCGCCGCCTCCGGGCTGGCCCGCGAGGGCCGGATCCCGCTGGTGCACACGATGGCCGCGTTCGCCTCCTCCCGTGCGCTGGAGGCCGTGAAGCTGGACATCGCGCTGAACAACCTGCCGGTGCTGATCGCGGCCACCCACGCCGGGGTGTCGGCCGGTCACCTCGGGCCCACGCACCACGCCCTGGAGGATCTGGCGACGCTGCGGGTGCTGCCCCACATGACCGTCGTCGTGCCCGGCGACCCCGCCCAGACCGCCGAGCTGCTGCGCCAGGCCCTGGCCTGCGGCGGCCCCGTCTACCTCCGGCTCGGCCGGGGCGCCACGCCCGCGCTGCCGGCCGACGCCGAACCGCCCCGCCTGGGCAGGGCGCAGATCCTGCGCCGGGGCGGCGACATCACGCTGGCCGCCTGCGGACCGTACCCGGTCCTCGCGGCGCTGGAGGCGGCCGAGCTGCTCGCCGCCGACGGCATCGAGGCGAACGTCCTGCATCTGCACACCGTCAAGCCGCTCGACACCCCGGCGCTCCTGGAGGCCCTCGGCGACCAGCGGACGGTGATCACGGTCGAGGAGCACTGGGCGGCCGGCGGCTTCGGCTCGGCCGTCGCCGAGGAGCTGAGCGCGGTGCGGCCGGTCCAGGTGCACCGGATCGCGATGCCGGACGCCTTCGTCCAGGTCGCGGGGAGTCAGCGGCTGCTGCTCGAACAGGGCGGGGTGAGCGCGCCCGCCGTCGCCGACCGCGCCCGTCGGGCGCTCGACACCGCACAGGGAGGCACCCGATGA
- a CDS encoding transketolase, translating into MSSPPLLRGTPPPAATTADDPRREADLPEVVTRIREHVVRMCASDEGGHLGGSMSLVEILAVLYFRVLRHDPCFPGLPERDVLLLSKGHGGIGLFATLCEAGYFPAGELAGYARPGSHLTAHPHPGIPGVEMPSGSLGHGLAVGVGYALAHRLDESGRRCFVVMGDGELQEGSVWEAASVAAAHRLGRLTAVVDRNGLQISGSTEMVGALEPLADRWRAFGWRVLEADGHDTEALTAALTLAPDPHRPTVLIAHTVKGKGVPRIEGQARSHYAKLSRRQELQLLKALRAEAEARR; encoded by the coding sequence ATGAGCAGCCCGCCCCTGCTGCGCGGCACCCCGCCGCCGGCCGCAACGACCGCCGACGACCCCCGCCGGGAAGCGGACCTGCCCGAGGTCGTCACCCGGATCAGGGAGCACGTCGTGAGGATGTGCGCCTCCGACGAGGGCGGGCATCTGGGCGGCTCGATGTCCCTGGTGGAGATCCTCGCGGTGCTCTACTTCCGGGTGCTGCGGCACGATCCGTGCTTCCCCGGACTGCCCGAGCGGGACGTGCTGCTGCTCAGCAAGGGGCACGGCGGCATCGGCCTGTTCGCGACGCTGTGCGAGGCCGGCTACTTCCCGGCCGGGGAACTCGCCGGGTACGCCCGTCCCGGCAGCCACCTCACCGCCCACCCGCATCCCGGCATCCCCGGTGTGGAGATGCCCTCCGGCTCCCTCGGCCACGGTCTCGCGGTCGGCGTCGGCTACGCCCTCGCGCACCGGCTGGACGAGTCCGGCCGGCGCTGTTTCGTGGTCATGGGCGACGGCGAGCTGCAGGAGGGCTCGGTGTGGGAGGCGGCGTCGGTCGCCGCCGCGCACCGGCTCGGCCGGCTCACCGCGGTCGTGGACCGCAACGGTCTGCAGATCAGCGGCTCGACCGAGATGGTCGGAGCGCTGGAGCCGCTGGCCGACCGCTGGCGCGCGTTCGGCTGGCGGGTCCTGGAGGCCGACGGCCATGACACCGAGGCGCTGACCGCCGCGCTCACCCTCGCCCCGGACCCGCACCGGCCGACCGTGCTGATCGCCCACACCGTCAAGGGCAAGGGCGTCCCCCGGATCGAGGGGCAGGCCCGCAGCCACTACGCCAAGCTGAGCCGCCGGCAGGAGCTCCAGCTGCTGAAGGCCCTGCGCGCCGAGGCGGAGGCCCGCCGATGA
- the argC gene encoding N-acetyl-gamma-glutamyl-phosphate reductase, with protein sequence MIRAAVVGAAGYIGGELLRLLVNHPQVEVVNAVSRTLRGRPVDSVHPNLRGRTRLAFSSYDQLGQPDVLFLATPHRETMQRMPEYLAAARVVIDLSGDFRLRDTTVYEDYYGAPHEAPALIDGFTPGIPEFHRERLTTADRISVPGCMANAGILALEPLARDKLIEGDITVDARTGSSGSGAKAGSENLHAERSGALRVFAPTRHRHEAEIAQATGHTVRMTATGVEAVRGVQLLCRAALADGVDERAVRATYRARYAAEPFVRIVAARRGMHRFPDAKILAGSNFCDVGFALDRGASTVTVIAALDNLVKGGAGNAVQCMNIRFGEPEERGLEFTGLHPN encoded by the coding sequence ATGATCCGGGCAGCCGTCGTCGGCGCGGCCGGCTACATCGGCGGGGAACTCCTCCGTCTGCTCGTCAACCACCCCCAGGTGGAGGTCGTCAACGCCGTCTCCCGCACCCTGCGCGGCCGGCCCGTCGACAGCGTCCACCCCAACCTGCGCGGCCGCACCCGGCTCGCCTTCTCGTCGTACGACCAGCTCGGACAGCCCGATGTGCTGTTCCTGGCCACCCCGCACCGCGAGACGATGCAGCGGATGCCGGAGTACCTCGCCGCGGCACGGGTCGTGATCGACCTGTCCGGCGACTTCCGGCTGCGCGACACCACCGTCTACGAGGACTACTACGGCGCCCCGCACGAGGCGCCCGCGCTGATCGACGGGTTCACCCCGGGGATCCCCGAGTTCCACCGGGAGCGGCTGACCACCGCCGACCGGATCTCCGTGCCCGGCTGCATGGCCAACGCCGGCATCCTCGCGCTGGAGCCGCTCGCCCGCGACAAGCTGATCGAGGGCGACATCACGGTGGACGCCCGCACCGGGTCCAGCGGCTCGGGCGCCAAGGCCGGCTCGGAGAACCTGCACGCCGAACGCAGCGGCGCCCTGCGGGTGTTCGCGCCGACCCGGCACCGGCACGAGGCCGAGATCGCCCAGGCCACCGGGCACACCGTGCGGATGACGGCGACCGGCGTCGAGGCGGTGCGCGGGGTGCAGCTGCTGTGCCGGGCGGCGCTGGCCGACGGGGTGGACGAGCGGGCCGTCCGCGCCACCTACCGGGCCCGGTACGCGGCCGAGCCGTTCGTGCGGATCGTCGCCGCCCGCCGCGGGATGCACCGGTTCCCCGACGCCAAGATCCTCGCCGGCTCCAACTTCTGCGACGTGGGCTTCGCGCTGGACCGGGGCGCCTCCACCGTCACCGTGATCGCGGCCCTGGACAACCTCGTCAAGGGCGGCGCGGGCAACGCCGTGCAGTGCATGAACATCCGCTTCGGCGAACCGGAGGAGCGGGGCCTGGAGTTCACCGGCCTGCACCCCAACTGA
- a CDS encoding RimK family alpha-L-glutamate ligase gives MSSATPRLGVLASRVRFEEKSILAALERRGVACEQIDPRALSVRAGSPRTGPRTVLNREVGHYRALYAASALESAGVKVLNSAAAAAVCGDKWQTTTALVAAGLPTPETVLALTPEAALEALEGFGYPAVIKPLVGSWGRLVTRVTGPEMAAAVLEHLAALPSPQSHVVYVQREVAKADRDIRALVVDGRVVGATYRRSDQWRTNVARGAVSERCPLDPELTRLAVAAARTVGAHIAGVDLLQDPDGRLTVLEVNDRVEFRGLQQCHGTDIDAADAMAALLIKEGQA, from the coding sequence ATGAGTTCCGCGACACCGCGGCTCGGCGTACTCGCCTCGCGGGTCCGCTTCGAGGAGAAGTCCATCCTGGCAGCGCTTGAGAGGCGTGGCGTCGCGTGCGAGCAGATCGACCCCCGCGCGCTGTCGGTCCGGGCGGGCAGCCCCCGGACCGGCCCGCGGACCGTCCTGAACCGGGAGGTCGGCCACTACCGGGCGCTGTACGCGGCGAGCGCCCTGGAGTCGGCGGGCGTGAAGGTCCTCAACTCGGCCGCCGCGGCCGCCGTCTGCGGTGACAAGTGGCAGACGACGACGGCCCTGGTCGCCGCCGGCCTGCCGACCCCCGAGACCGTGCTGGCGCTGACGCCCGAGGCGGCCCTCGAGGCCCTGGAGGGGTTCGGCTACCCGGCCGTGATCAAGCCGCTGGTCGGGTCCTGGGGACGTCTGGTGACCCGGGTGACCGGCCCGGAGATGGCCGCTGCGGTCCTGGAGCACCTGGCCGCGCTGCCCTCCCCGCAGTCCCACGTCGTCTACGTCCAGCGCGAGGTCGCCAAGGCCGACCGGGACATCCGCGCCCTGGTCGTGGACGGCCGGGTCGTCGGTGCCACGTACCGCCGCAGCGACCAGTGGCGGACGAACGTCGCCCGCGGCGCGGTCAGCGAGCGCTGCCCCCTCGACCCCGAGCTCACCCGGCTCGCCGTGGCGGCGGCGCGGACCGTCGGCGCGCACATCGCCGGGGTGGACCTGCTCCAGGACCCCGACGGCCGGCTGACCGTGCTGGAGGTCAACGACCGGGTGGAGTTCCGGGGCCTGCAGCAGTGTCACGGCACGGACATCGACGCGGCGGACGCCATGGCCGCCCTGCTGATCAAGGAGGGACAGGCATGA
- a CDS encoding lysine biosynthesis protein LysW: MSQTLTATECLECAAEVPWENDPRVGEIIECPECAIELEVESVEPPRLVLAPEVEEDWGE; the protein is encoded by the coding sequence ATGTCCCAGACCCTGACCGCCACCGAATGTCTCGAATGCGCCGCCGAGGTTCCGTGGGAGAACGACCCGCGGGTCGGCGAGATCATCGAGTGCCCGGAGTGCGCGATCGAACTCGAGGTGGAGTCGGTCGAGCCGCCCCGTCTGGTCCTCGCGCCCGAGGTCGAGGAGGACTGGGGCGAGTAG